Below is a genomic region from Bacteroidales bacterium.
TGATCACCATGATCGTGGAAGCCCATCCGGCTACCACATGCCCCAGGCATGCCCGCCAGATGACATACGGGATATAAAGGAGGGATATCAAAGTGATGATACTTCCCAATACAATAGAAAAATGTAATGGCCGGACGCTAAAAGAGGTGATCCCTTGCAAAGCCAGTTTTATCATCTTTTTTTCGGAATATTTGGTGGTTCCGGAAAAGCGTTCTCCGGGAGTGTAGTCGATAGCATATTGCTTGAATCCCATCCACTTGATGATCCCCCGGAGAAAAAGGTCAGGTTCCCGGAACCGGGATAAGATATCGGCTACCGGACGACTGACCAGGCGGAAATCGGCAATACCGGATTCCATCTGTAGTCCCGACAGCCGACGCATCGACCGGTAAAACCACCGGGAAGTAGACCGCTTAAAGAAACCGGACTTCTGGTCTTCCTGTCGGCGGGTGTAGACAACATCGAACCCTTCTTCCCATTTTTTGATCATGGAAGGGATCAGTTCGGGAGGGTGTTGCAGGTCTGCATCCAGGGTAATGATACAATCTCCGGTAGACATGTCCATACCTGCTTTCAACGCATTCTGATGACCGAAATTACGGGAGAAGGAGATGTAATGGACCTGGTTGTTACCTTTGGCAGCATCTTGCAATATTTCCAGGGTATTGTCCGTGCTTCCGTCATCTACAAATACAATCTCGTAAATATATTCAGTGGTCAGTACTGTACCTAATGCTTCCAACATAGGACGAATATTACCTGATTCGTTACATGCCGGGATGACTATGGATATTTTCTTTGCTCTCATTAGCGTATGGTTTGAAAAAGTTGTGCTCTGTCCATCCTGTTTTTGTTATTAGGCAGAAGGATTGTGGACACCTTACCGGTGACCTGCTCCTTCTTCACCCAGCCATGATAACGGCTGTCCATCGAATTGTTCCGGTTATCACCCGGTACGAAATATGATTCCGGCAAGAAATGTATAGAGAAGCAATACATATAATTAAAAAATATCTTATGTCAGCTTAGATTATTTTAGCAGGAAGTGGAACACTTCCTGCTAATTATTATTATCATAATATACAAACCGGGCAATTTACCACAGTACTAACACTAGGACACGTAGGCACTTTTCTTTTTGCTTCTGCTCCCCCTACGTATACAGTGCATTCAGAAGATATAGGAGTAGTATGGATATCATATTTTTTTTCATCATCTTCAGATGACCCAGTTCCATTGCCACTGCCAGTACCTCCATTTCCTCTACTGGTAGATTGTGCCTGTACTTGTCCATGGAGATTATTTTTCAAAATACCATATTCAGATAGTGCATGCTGCAAATTCATGACCAATACAAAAACTGCCGTTATCACTCCTGCTAAAATTTTAAATTTCATTTTCTCGATTTTAGTAAATGTTTATTTTCACCTGGGTTTTCTCATAAGTAGAGCAGGTTTACTTGTTATCCTAACTTTAAAATAGATGAAGGATAATAAATAAAGTTAACGAATAACTTTAATCATAGGCTTTCTCAAATTAATTTTAATACACTTTATTTCCAAAAATCACATAAGGTAAATAATTTCAATAATTTGCACCTCTAGTTTGTAAACATCCCCACTTAAGGTTTAAATTTTTGTTTCAATTATGTCGAAATGTTTATTTTGTTCTTCAAATATAAAAACAAACTTCATAAAAACAAAATAATATAGGTCGTTTTAGATAAAAATAGATAAAAAAAACACCAAAAAATACGGATTACGAAAATATTTGTTCATTTCATCAGAAGTTTGATCGTTATATTTCAGTTTTTTTATTCTAATGAAAAAATATCTA
It encodes:
- a CDS encoding glycosyltransferase family 2 protein, which gives rise to MRAKKISIVIPACNESGNIRPMLEALGTVLTTEYIYEIVFVDDGSTDNTLEILQDAAKGNNQVHYISFSRNFGHQNALKAGMDMSTGDCIITLDADLQHPPELIPSMIKKWEEGFDVVYTRRQEDQKSGFFKRSTSRWFYRSMRRLSGLQMESGIADFRLVSRPVADILSRFREPDLFLRGIIKWMGFKQYAIDYTPGERFSGTTKYSEKKMIKLALQGITSFSVRPLHFSIVLGSIITLISLLYIPYVIWRACLGHVVAGWASTIMVI
- a CDS encoding S26 family signal peptidase, translating into MYCFSIHFLPESYFVPGDNRNNSMDSRYHGWVKKEQVTGKVSTILLPNNKNRMDRAQLFQTIR